The nucleotide sequence AGAACACCTATGAGAAGCTCGGCATTCCCGAGGCCGAACGCAAGTACCTGGCCGGTGTCACCGCCCAGTACGAGTCCGAGGTCGTCTACCACCGCAACCGCGAGGACCTCGAGGAACAGGGCGTCATCTTCTGCGACATGGACACCGCCCTACGGGAGTACCCGGATCTGGTAAGGGCCTACTTCGGGCGGCTCATTCCGCCCGGCGACAACAAGTTTTCCGCCCTCAACTCGGCGGTGTGGAGCGGTGGCTCGTTCATCTACGTGCCGCCCGGCGTGAAGGTGGAGATGCCGCTGCAGGCCTACTTCCGGATCAACGCCGAGAACATGGGCCAGTTCGAACGCACCCTGATCATCGCCGACGAGGGCTCCGAGGTGCACTACATCGAGGGCTGCTCTGCGCCCGTCTACAGCACCGACTCCCTGCACTCCGCCGTGGTGGAGATCGTGGTAAAGAAGTCGGCCCGGGTCACCTACACGACCATCCAGAACTGGTCCTCGAACGTCTACAACCTGGTGACCAAGCGGGCCTGGGTCGAGGCCGAGGGCCACATGGAGTGGATCGACGGCAACATCGGATCACGGCTGACGATGAAGTACCCGGCGGTCATCCTGGCTGGCCCGAAGGCATCCGGCGAGGTGCTCTCCGTGGCCTACGCCGGGCCGGGACAGCATCAGGACGCCGGCGCCAAGATGACCCATGCGGCACCCGAGACCACCTCGAAGATCGTCTCGAAGTCGATCTCCAAGGACGGTGGCCGGACCAGCTACCGCGGTCTGGTACGGGTGGAGGACGATGCCTACGGCTGCAAGAGCCACGTCCAGTGCGACGCCCTGATCCTCGACGATGAGAGCATCTCGGACACCTATCCGTACATGGAGGTCGGGTCGGCCGATGCGGTGATCGGCCACGAGGCCACCGTCTCCAAGGTCGCTGACGACCAGCTCTTCTACCTGATGAGCCGGGGGCTGACCGAGGAGCAGGCCATGTCGATGGTGGTGAACGGCTTCATCGAGCCGATCACGCGGACGCTCCCGATGGAGTACGCCGTCGAGTGGAGCCGGCTCATCGAACTCCAGATGGAGGGCTCGGTCGGCTGACCGGACTGGCCCGAGACAAGGCGGTCACCTGATGGGGGACCGAAGCGGGGCACACTGAGTCCATGCCGATGCGTCAGGACTGCAAGAACTTCGAGAGCCGGAGTTACCCAAACGGTGACACCGTGCGGAAGTGCAACCTGGACCTGGCTCCCGAGGCGCCATGGCGGTGCCCTGACGACTGCCCGTCGTTCGCCAAGCGCCGCGTAGATGTGAACTGGAGCCACGGCACGCTCATCACCCCCGCGACGCCCGACGAGCCGGCCAGCCTCGGCGAGGACGGGAGCATCGCCGCCCTGCTGGACGCGGCGGAGGACATCATCAACGCGGCCGGTCCCAAGGTGAAGGCCGACCTGGACGCCGAACGATCCGGGAAGGGTCGTTTCCGCCGGAGGAAGGGCGGAAGCGGAAAGGGAAATGGGAGGGGAAAGGGCCGCCGCAGGAAGTAGCCCCCCTGGTGGGAGTGGCCCGCCGTCGCCGTATGAGTTCAGGGGCCGTCGGCCAGGCGGACCTCGACCACGGCGACGAGTGGAACGTGCACCGAAGAGCCGTCGGTACAGGAGACCATCAGCAGGTCGACTCCCAGACGGGAGAAGGTGCCGGCCACCGGATCCGGCGAGCCGTCGACCGTCACATGGACGGCTGGCTGCTCCGCGACCAGTCGATCCAGGGCCGATCGCAGGTCCAGCCTGTCGACCACGTCGTCGACCGGACGGTCGCCGACGAGGTCAGGACCCCCGGGTGGGAGTCGGATGGCAGTGACGGCATCGCGGCGCAGCAGGCAGAGCTCACCACTGACCAGCCGTGGCGATCGCCGGCACTTACAGGTCCGGGTGGCTCGCGGGAGCCGGCGCCAGTACCCCGGGGCCTGTAGGACGATGCCCGTACCCCGGCACCTGTACCCCGACACCTGTAGGTCGGCACCCATTACCCTGTTTCCAGCACATGGAGTCGACCACCGTCACCCTCACAGTTCCCGGCAACGACCTCATGTCGGACCTTGTCGGCGAGAGCGACGTGCTGCTCAGACGTGTCGAGGGGGCGTTTCCCGGATCGGAGATCCATGTCCGGGGCAACCGGATCACCATCGACGGGCAGCACGCTGCCACCGTCCGACGGGTGTTCGACGAGGTGGTGGCCCTGCTCCAGAGCGGGTTGCACGTCGATGAGCGGACCCTGGACCGGGCGATCGACATGGTGAAGGCCGACGAGCGGCCATCCGAGGTGCTGACCACCGAGATCCTGCGATCCGCTCGGGGAAGGCCCGTCCGTCCCCGGTCGGTCGGGCAGAAGCGCTACGTCGAGGCGATGACCGACGGGATCATCACCTTCGCCATTGGACCGGCAGGCACCGGCAAGAGTTGGCTCGCCGTCGCCATGGCCGTCCGTACACTCCAGGCCGGCCAGGTGGACCGCATCGTCCTGACCCGGCCCCTGGTCGAAGCCGGAGAACGGGTGGGATTCCTGCCCGGCGACCTCATGGCCAAGGTAGACCCGTACCTCCGCCCGCTCTACGACGCCCTCTTCGACATGGTCGATGCCGAGTCCGCCCAGCGACTCCTCGACCGGGGAATGGTGGAGGTGGCACCCCTGGCCTTCATGAGGGGGCGCACCCTCAACAACAGCTTCATCATCCTCGACGAGGCGCAGAACACCACGCCCGAGCAGATGAAGATGTTCCTCACCCGGGTCGGCTTCGGATCCCGGGTCGTGGTCACCGGCGACATAAGCCAGGTCGACGTCCCCGACGGGAGGAGCGGCCTGGAGGGCCTGGAGCCGATGTTGACCGGGATCGACGGGCTGGCCTTCGTCAGGCTCAGCGCCAGGGACGTGGTCCGCCACCGGATCGTGCAGGACATCGTGGAGGCCTACGAGCGGGCAGGCTCCGGTAGTTCCGGTAGTTCCGGTAGTTCCGGTAGTTCCGGTAGTTCCGGTAGTTCCGGTGGCGACGGGGCCACCGTATGAGCCGACAACCTCCTGAACGTTGGCCCGAGGTTGGACCGAGGGTGATCGTGGACGACGAGCGGGCCACCGGTAGCCCGAACCATGCGGTGGACGTGGACCGATGGGCAGGGTTGGTCGCGGACGTCCTTGCAGCGGAGGGTTTGGGCGATCGACCTGTGGAGGTCCACGTGCACTTTGTGGACGAGTCGGCCATGGAGGACCTGAACCGTGAGCACATGGGTGGTGAGGGTCCGACCGACGTCCTCGCCTTCCCGGTGGACGACCCGGCCACGGTTCCCGACGGGATCCCCGTGCTCCTGGGCGACGTGGTGGTCTGCCCCGTGGTCGCCGCCAACCAGGCCTCGGCCCATGCCGGCGACTTCACCTCCGAGGTGTCGCTCCTGCTGGTACACGGTGTCCTGCACCTCCTGGGCCACGACCATGGCGAGCCGGAGGAGGCCGAGGCCATGCGGGCCCGGGAGCGGGACCACCTGGCCCGGTACGGGATGGTCCGTCCGTGAGCATGGCGGCCGGGCTCACGGTCGTCGGGCTCCTAATGGCGGCCAGCGGCGTCCTGGTGGCAACCGAGACCAGCCTCCTGTACATCCGCCGTGCCAGGGCCGAGGTCCTGACGGACCCGGATGGGGGCCGTCACGGAACCGACGACCGGACGGCGGACCTCCTGGGTCTGCTGGACGACGGCGTGCGCGGGCTGGGCCCGGTGCTTCTCGTGCTGATGGCCCTCCGCCTCGCTGCCGCCGGCCTCCTGGCAGTACTGGTTGCCGACCGCCACGGCGCCGGGTGGGCTGCCGGCGCCATGGCTGCGCTGCTAGTCGTCGGCTTCGTTCTGACCGACGTGCTGCCCAGGACCCTGGCGCTGCGATCGACCGACCGGCTGGTCCTTCGCCTGGCTCCCTTCGCCCTGGCCGTCGGTCGGGTCCTGCCGGTCCGCTGGCCGGCTCTGGGCCTGGTGGGGCTGGCCGAACGCCTCCTGCCCCGCCCCCTCAGGACGGGCGGTCCGTTGGTCTCCGAAGAGGAGATGCTGGCCGTAGCCGACCGGGCCCTCGCCTCCCTGTCGATCGATGCCGACGAGCACGACCTGATCGAGTCGGTCATTGCCTTCAGCAACACGCTTGTACGAGAGGTGATGGTGCCCCGCCCCGACATGGAGTGCATGGCTGCAGACCTGACGGTGGCCGAGGCCATGGAGGTGGCGGCCCGCAACGGCCACAGCCGGGTGCCGGTGAGTGGCGACGACGTCGACGACATCATCGGCGTGGTCCACGCCAAGGACCTGATGCGGGCCCACCTGGACGGGAGCGACGCCGTTCCCGTCAGCGGGTTGGCACGGCTCCCGCGCTTCGTTCCGGAGACCAAGCAGGCCGATGACCTCCTGCGGGAGATGCAGGCCGACCGGTACCACCTGGCCATCGTGGTCGACGAGCACGGTGGAACGGCCGGCCTGGTGACCATGGAGGACCTCCTGGAGGAGGTCGTGGGAGAGATCGAGGACGAGTTCGACCAGGTCGAGCCCCTGGCCCAGCCTCTTGCCGGTGGCGGCCTGCGGGTCCATGGGCGCATGCCGATCGACGAGCTGAACGACCTGCTGGGAGAGACGCTGCCGGACGGTGACTGGGACACGGTCGGTGGCCTCATCTTCGACGCCCTGGGCCACGTGCCGGAAGTGGGCGAGGCCGTGGAGGTTGCCGGCCGCCGGTTCGAGGTCGAGCAGGTGGAGGGTCGCCGGATCACCCGTGTCCGGATCGGTGTCCCCGGGGAACCCCGGTGACCGGCATGATCGCCGACGGCGGGGATGGGCACCGGTCGGGCTTCGTGACGCTGGTAGGTCGGCCCAACGTCGGGAAGTCCACCCTGCTCAACCGGTTCCTCGGACAGAAGGTGACGATCGTGTCCGACAAGCCGCAGACGACCCGGACCGAGGTGCGCGGCGTGCTCACCCGTCCCGGGGTACAGGCTGTCTTCTGTGACACGCCGGGCATCCACAAGCCCAGGACGCTGCTCGGCGAGCGGCTGAACAGGACGGCCCGCGCCACCCTCGGCGACATGGACGTTGTGCTCTTCCTCGTGGAGGCCGACGGCGGCATAGGCAGGGGGGACGAGTTCATCGCTGCGGGCCTGCCGAAGGACCGCACCGTCCTGGTTGTCAACAAGGCGGACAGGGTGGGACGGGACCGGGTCGCCGAACAGCTGGTGACAGCCAGCGGCTTCGAGTTCGACGAGTACTTCCCGATCTCGGCCCTCACCGGCGAAGGCGTGGATGCCCTGCGTGAGCACGTCCTGGCCCGCCTGCCCGAGGGACCGCAGTTCTACCCGGACGACATGGTCACCGACGTGCCCGAGGCGTTCTGGGTGGCCGAGCTGGTGCGCGAACAGCTCCTTGCCATTGTGAGGGAGGAGCTCCCGCACTCCATCGCCACCCGGGTCACGGAGTGGGAGTGGCCCCGCATCCGCTGCGAGATCCTCGTGGAGCGTGACTCCCAGAAGGGGATGGTGATCGGGAAGAAGGGAGCGGTCCTCAAACAGGTCGGAACCGCGGCCAGGGCGCAGTTGCCGGAGGGCGCGTTCCTGGAACTCGTGGTCCGGGTGGACAAGGACTGGCAGCGTCGGCCCCGGGCACTAGACCGACTCGGCTACTGACTTCCAGATCCGGCTCCACGGATGTGACCGGACCCGAGGAACCTAGCGCCCTGGGTCAGAGCCCCTCCAGGAACGCCACCACCTCGGCAGGATCCGAGGTGCGGGCCATCGGTGGCATGGCCTCCAGGAGGTCCGACCGGTAGGACCTGCTGGTGGCCAGGCGCCTGTCCAGCACCGCCACCACGCCCATGTCATCGCCGGTGCGGATGAGGCGACCGGCCCCCTGGGCCAGGTCGGTGGCGGCTCGCGGAAGGTCTATCTCACGGAATGCCCCATCGCCGACCAGGTCCCGTCGGGCGCTGAGCAACGGGTCGTCTGGTCTGGGGAAGGGAATCCTGTCGATGACGACCAGCGAAAGGCTCGGACCGGGAACGTCGATGCCGTGCCAGAGCCCCTTCGTGCCGAAGAGGCAGCTCGTTTCGTCACCGGCGAAACGGGCCATGAGGAGCGGTTTGGGAAGGTCGTCCTGGTGCAGGACCGTCCACGGGAGGCGGTCCCGGAGCGCCTCGACGGCCTCGTCCACGGCCCGTCGACTGGTGAACAGGGCGAGCATCCTGCCACCGGCGGCGTTCGCCAGGCGTTCGATCTCGTCGTGGCAGGCCGCCCGGTACCCGTCGTCGCGTGGGTCGGGGAGCGAGGTGGCGCAGTAGA is from Acidimicrobiales bacterium and encodes:
- a CDS encoding hemolysin family protein, producing the protein MAAGLTVVGLLMAASGVLVATETSLLYIRRARAEVLTDPDGGRHGTDDRTADLLGLLDDGVRGLGPVLLVLMALRLAAAGLLAVLVADRHGAGWAAGAMAALLVVGFVLTDVLPRTLALRSTDRLVLRLAPFALAVGRVLPVRWPALGLVGLAERLLPRPLRTGGPLVSEEEMLAVADRALASLSIDADEHDLIESVIAFSNTLVREVMVPRPDMECMAADLTVAEAMEVAARNGHSRVPVSGDDVDDIIGVVHAKDLMRAHLDGSDAVPVSGLARLPRFVPETKQADDLLREMQADRYHLAIVVDEHGGTAGLVTMEDLLEEVVGEIEDEFDQVEPLAQPLAGGGLRVHGRMPIDELNDLLGETLPDGDWDTVGGLIFDALGHVPEVGEAVEVAGRRFEVEQVEGRRITRVRIGVPGEPR
- the era gene encoding GTPase Era; this encodes MIADGGDGHRSGFVTLVGRPNVGKSTLLNRFLGQKVTIVSDKPQTTRTEVRGVLTRPGVQAVFCDTPGIHKPRTLLGERLNRTARATLGDMDVVLFLVEADGGIGRGDEFIAAGLPKDRTVLVVNKADRVGRDRVAEQLVTASGFEFDEYFPISALTGEGVDALREHVLARLPEGPQFYPDDMVTDVPEAFWVAELVREQLLAIVREELPHSIATRVTEWEWPRIRCEILVERDSQKGMVIGKKGAVLKQVGTAARAQLPEGAFLELVVRVDKDWQRRPRALDRLGY
- the ybeY gene encoding rRNA maturation RNase YbeY, producing MIVDDERATGSPNHAVDVDRWAGLVADVLAAEGLGDRPVEVHVHFVDESAMEDLNREHMGGEGPTDVLAFPVDDPATVPDGIPVLLGDVVVCPVVAANQASAHAGDFTSEVSLLLVHGVLHLLGHDHGEPEEAEAMRARERDHLARYGMVRP
- the sufB gene encoding Fe-S cluster assembly protein SufB; the protein is MTTTDLGLDLSRYKLGWSDEENYVFKPKKGLNEDVIREMSWMKGEPDWMRDFRLKSYNRFGRKPMPWWGGDMSGIDFDNIFYYIKPTESLVDDWDDVPESIKNTYEKLGIPEAERKYLAGVTAQYESEVVYHRNREDLEEQGVIFCDMDTALREYPDLVRAYFGRLIPPGDNKFSALNSAVWSGGSFIYVPPGVKVEMPLQAYFRINAENMGQFERTLIIADEGSEVHYIEGCSAPVYSTDSLHSAVVEIVVKKSARVTYTTIQNWSSNVYNLVTKRAWVEAEGHMEWIDGNIGSRLTMKYPAVILAGPKASGEVLSVAYAGPGQHQDAGAKMTHAAPETTSKIVSKSISKDGGRTSYRGLVRVEDDAYGCKSHVQCDALILDDESISDTYPYMEVGSADAVIGHEATVSKVADDQLFYLMSRGLTEEQAMSMVVNGFIEPITRTLPMEYAVEWSRLIELQMEGSVG
- a CDS encoding PhoH family protein translates to MESTTVTLTVPGNDLMSDLVGESDVLLRRVEGAFPGSEIHVRGNRITIDGQHAATVRRVFDEVVALLQSGLHVDERTLDRAIDMVKADERPSEVLTTEILRSARGRPVRPRSVGQKRYVEAMTDGIITFAIGPAGTGKSWLAVAMAVRTLQAGQVDRIVLTRPLVEAGERVGFLPGDLMAKVDPYLRPLYDALFDMVDAESAQRLLDRGMVEVAPLAFMRGRTLNNSFIILDEAQNTTPEQMKMFLTRVGFGSRVVVTGDISQVDVPDGRSGLEGLEPMLTGIDGLAFVRLSARDVVRHRIVQDIVEAYERAGSGSSGSSGSSGSSGSSGSSGGDGATV